One Deltaproteobacteria bacterium genomic window carries:
- a CDS encoding M48 family metalloprotease — MAGLLDFLGKEDSKERKIFEGVTTLLSGATEIDFESERTIGESLALEGFHRYGLPVNNAALQKYVNLVGMAVARNSTRPTIPYRFVVVQSDILNAFSCPGGIIFVSEGLVKLLDNEAQLACVLAHEVGHVAHKHALQSIRRARFFEGIGKITAANMKGEKGKQFESMIGDLQTVLFDKGLDKAMEFEADQAGMETAYRTGYDPMGMIEVLKALEEVQSRSEKKGSWFSTHPPLDQRIAKLEERLNQYPGRKDLATVERRFQKYEKGVK; from the coding sequence ATGGCGGGACTTTTGGACTTCCTGGGAAAGGAAGACTCGAAAGAGCGAAAGATTTTCGAGGGAGTCACCACTCTTCTCTCCGGCGCCACGGAAATTGACTTTGAATCTGAAAGAACCATTGGCGAAAGTCTGGCCTTGGAAGGGTTTCATCGATACGGTCTGCCGGTGAACAATGCAGCGCTACAGAAATACGTGAATCTCGTCGGCATGGCCGTTGCCAGGAATTCCACAAGACCTACGATTCCGTACCGGTTTGTCGTGGTGCAGAGCGATATTTTGAACGCGTTCAGCTGTCCGGGCGGAATCATATTCGTCAGCGAAGGTTTGGTGAAGCTGCTGGACAACGAGGCCCAACTGGCGTGTGTGCTGGCTCACGAGGTTGGACACGTAGCGCACAAACATGCGCTGCAGTCCATTCGGCGCGCGCGTTTTTTCGAGGGAATCGGAAAAATAACGGCCGCCAACATGAAAGGGGAGAAAGGCAAGCAATTCGAGAGCATGATCGGCGACCTGCAGACTGTACTCTTTGACAAGGGATTGGACAAGGCGATGGAATTCGAAGCCGATCAAGCGGGTATGGAAACCGCCTATCGTACCGGTTACGATCCCATGGGCATGATCGAAGTGTTGAAGGCATTGGAAGAGGTGCAGAGCCGATCCGAGAAAAAAGGCTCCTGGTTTTCGACCCATCCTCCCCTGGACCAGCGGATTGCCAAATTGGAAGAACGTCTGAATCAATATCCGGGCCGGAAGGATCTGGCCACGGTCGAGAGAAGATTCCAGAAGTACGAGAAAGGCGTAAAATAA
- a CDS encoding YihY family inner membrane protein, with amino-acid sequence MDYRTALRNKLEEVLFRDREAPAGNVLQGIRHWFLNLLRAIYIGIYKSFADHVQFKAYGLTYITTLSIVPMLAVSFSVAKGLGMAEALREVLFSHVTGVRPEVLENILQYVENTNARTIGIVGVVFLFYTVTAMISAMERAFNEIWNVAEQRPLYRKFTDYISIVTVCPLLLLVATTVTASLSSNAFVEYLMRVRYLTTLVTFSLSIVPYVLSWLAIGVIYQLLPNTRVPVVSAISGGLIAGIVWQLVQNLYIAFQVGVAKYNAIYGSFASLPLFLIWLYLSWLILLFGAEIAYAFHGFGKVHPRYLRSREKSSAEALVMKVYLLMAKRFYAGEPAWPAREFALRLGVDQELVNTTLSMLEKSRLVVKLIDSPPRFQPARDLETISLAQVMTAVREPLDISRIDDPAEKRLEEILRDVRCMSVEKLSHISVKELITKQVPDS; translated from the coding sequence ATGGATTACAGAACAGCCCTCAGAAACAAGCTGGAAGAAGTTCTTTTTCGCGATAGGGAAGCGCCGGCGGGAAACGTACTCCAAGGGATCCGACACTGGTTCCTCAACTTGCTTCGAGCCATTTATATCGGAATCTATAAGAGTTTTGCGGACCATGTTCAATTCAAGGCCTACGGCCTTACGTACATCACCACGCTTTCGATTGTGCCCATGCTCGCGGTCTCGTTCTCGGTGGCGAAAGGATTGGGTATGGCGGAGGCGCTGCGCGAGGTGCTTTTCAGCCACGTGACAGGGGTCCGGCCCGAGGTTCTCGAAAACATCCTTCAATATGTGGAAAACACCAACGCCCGCACCATTGGTATTGTAGGCGTCGTTTTCCTGTTCTACACGGTCACCGCCATGATCAGCGCCATGGAGCGAGCGTTCAACGAAATCTGGAACGTCGCGGAACAGCGGCCGTTGTACAGGAAGTTCACCGATTACATCAGCATTGTTACGGTGTGCCCGCTGTTGCTTCTAGTTGCCACGACGGTTACGGCTTCGCTGAGCAGCAACGCGTTCGTGGAATATCTAATGCGCGTGCGTTACCTGACGACGTTGGTGACATTTTCGTTGTCCATTGTGCCTTACGTCTTGTCCTGGCTGGCCATCGGCGTGATTTATCAGCTTCTTCCCAACACACGCGTGCCCGTGGTCAGTGCGATTTCCGGGGGCCTCATAGCAGGTATCGTCTGGCAGCTCGTGCAGAATCTGTATATCGCTTTTCAAGTCGGTGTGGCCAAATACAATGCCATATACGGTTCCTTCGCCAGCTTGCCGCTGTTTCTCATCTGGCTCTATTTGAGCTGGCTCATTCTGCTTTTCGGAGCCGAGATCGCGTACGCTTTTCATGGCTTTGGCAAGGTTCATCCGCGGTACTTGAGGAGCAGGGAGAAGTCATCCGCCGAAGCGCTGGTGATGAAGGTGTACTTGCTGATGGCCAAACGGTTTTACGCGGGTGAACCGGCCTGGCCCGCCAGGGAATTCGCGCTGCGCTTGGGCGTGGACCAGGAGCTCGTGAACACGACTCTAAGTATGCTAGAGAAAAGCAGGCTGGTGGTGAAACTGATCGACTCTCCTCCAAGATTCCAGCCGGCGAGGGATCTGGAAACCATATCCCTGGCCCAGGTGATGACGGCGGTTCGGGAGCCGCTGGATATCTCGAGGATAGATGATCCGGCGGAGAAACGTCTCGAAGAGATTCTGCGCGACGTCCGTTGCATGTCCGTGGAAAAGCTTTCCCACATTTCGGTGAAGGAACTTATCACCAAGCAAGTCCCGGATAGTTGA
- the yedF gene encoding sulfurtransferase-like selenium metabolism protein YedF — MEILDCKGLACPSPVLRTKELIESRTVEAVQILVDNEAASQNVSRFLQSRGFQPDVTSDAGVFTITGNRAESAPASKECEVMSDRQLGLDQARTMVMIATDRIGYGDDTLGKKLMVNFLSTLKEMEGLWRLVFVNNGVKLTVAGAETVPAIQELESSGVSVLVCGTCLTFFDLLDKKKVGETTNMLDIVTSMQVASKVINL; from the coding sequence ATGGAGATTCTGGACTGCAAAGGGCTGGCCTGTCCCAGTCCCGTCCTCAGAACCAAAGAACTGATCGAATCGCGGACCGTCGAGGCCGTACAAATCCTGGTGGACAACGAAGCGGCAAGCCAAAACGTGTCCCGCTTTCTCCAATCCCGGGGATTTCAACCCGATGTGACCAGCGACGCGGGAGTGTTCACCATAACCGGCAATCGTGCGGAAAGCGCTCCAGCATCCAAGGAGTGCGAGGTCATGTCCGACCGGCAATTGGGCCTCGACCAGGCCCGGACCATGGTCATGATCGCCACGGACCGTATCGGGTATGGAGACGACACCCTGGGCAAGAAACTGATGGTCAACTTCCTCTCCACGCTTAAGGAAATGGAAGGACTGTGGCGGTTGGTATTCGTAAACAACGGTGTCAAACTCACGGTGGCAGGCGCCGAAACCGTGCCGGCCATCCAGGAACTGGAATCCTCCGGAGTGAGTGTGCTCGTTTGCGGCACCTGCCTGACCTTTTTCGATCTCCTGGACAAGAAAAAGGTGGGCGAGACCACCAACATGCTCGATATTGTCACATCTATGCAGGTGGCGAGCAAGGTTATCAATCTTTAA
- a CDS encoding SH3 domain-containing protein, whose protein sequence is MRVQRFLWLLITSLMFAGALALAQSTLWVTSQAAKLKADKKASSETIATLAVGDEVKLVSEEGSWYKIRTSDGREGWMYRGRLSDSPPQKEVEGEGTQLFSALSGSSIQADEADTARSIRGLSKESATYAENQGTPAKYKEALDRVLSINVTEDELFAFLREGKIGEYAE, encoded by the coding sequence ATGAGAGTTCAGAGGTTTCTATGGCTGCTCATCACGAGTCTGATGTTCGCAGGCGCCTTGGCCCTGGCCCAGAGTACGCTTTGGGTGACTTCCCAGGCCGCCAAGCTCAAAGCCGACAAAAAGGCCTCTTCGGAGACCATCGCCACCCTTGCTGTTGGTGACGAGGTGAAACTGGTATCGGAAGAGGGAAGTTGGTACAAGATTCGGACCTCGGACGGACGGGAGGGCTGGATGTACAGAGGCCGCCTTTCGGATTCCCCTCCCCAAAAGGAAGTGGAGGGCGAAGGGACTCAGCTTTTCTCCGCGCTCTCGGGGAGCAGCATCCAAGCCGACGAGGCCGATACGGCTCGAAGCATCAGGGGCTTGTCCAAAGAGTCGGCGACCTATGCCGAGAACCAGGGTACGCCGGCCAAGTACAAAGAGGCGTTGGATCGCGTCCTTTCGATAAACGTGACGGAAGATGAACTGTTTGCCTTTCTCAGAGAAGGCAAAATCGGCGAATATGCTGAGTGA
- the groES gene encoding co-chaperone GroES, with product MKIKPLNDRVLVVRIEEEQTTAGGIIIPDTAKEKPQEGKVIAAGPGRLTEEGKRISMQVKEGDKVLFGKYAGSEMKLDGVEYLIMREDDILAILG from the coding sequence ATGAAGATCAAACCGCTTAACGACAGAGTGTTGGTCGTCCGAATCGAGGAAGAGCAGACAACCGCAGGTGGAATTATCATTCCTGATACCGCCAAGGAAAAACCGCAGGAAGGGAAGGTCATCGCCGCGGGTCCCGGCCGTTTGACCGAAGAAGGCAAGCGGATTTCGATGCAGGTCAAAGAAGGCGACAAGGTTCTGTTCGGCAAATACGCGGGAAGCGAAATGAAGCTGGACGGAGTCGAGTACCTCATCATGCGTGAAGACGATATTCTAGCGATCTTGGGTTAG